The Gemmatimonadaceae bacterium genome includes a region encoding these proteins:
- a CDS encoding PadR family transcriptional regulator: MVLDATARDLFPGALEMMVLRLLKQRPMHGYALVQRIQQASNNLLQVEEGSLYPALQRLLKDRLVEAEWGISATNRRVRIYRITRAGTKHLGVEISRFERMLEGITLVLALGGNI; encoded by the coding sequence ATGGTGCTTGACGCAACCGCGCGCGACCTCTTTCCCGGCGCCCTCGAGATGATGGTGCTCCGGCTGCTGAAACAGCGGCCGATGCACGGGTACGCACTCGTCCAGCGGATCCAGCAGGCGTCCAACAATCTCTTGCAGGTCGAAGAAGGGTCGCTCTATCCTGCTCTTCAGCGTTTGCTCAAGGACCGTCTCGTCGAAGCCGAATGGGGCATATCGGCGACCAATCGGCGCGTCCGCATCTATCGCATCACGCGCGCGGGCACCAAGCATCTCGGCGTCGAGATCTCGCGCTTCGAGCGCATGCTCGAAGGCATCACCCTCGTCCTCGCGCTCGGCGGCAATATATGA
- a CDS encoding carbohydrate binding family 9 domain-containing protein — translation MLACLALCHALAAVEPKPLATYLGRENQIHIHIPRVETETSVRIDGSLGEPVWRSAAVLAGFSQFSPQDGVPAADSTQVLLWYSPSALYVGIRAFESHGAVHATLADRDKISADDNVQLLIGTFHDRRQAYVFAVNPLGVQMDGMLVENGFGARGSWTPTLAGRASADLSQDFVFESKGRLTTFGYEVELRIPFKSLKYQSAAVQTWDLNVVREVQHSGYEDSWAPALRANASFLAQSGTIEGLTGLDRGVVLDVNPVVTQHVNGAPATTGGWGYRTESPQLGGTVRWGLTNTLTMTGTAHPDFAEVESDAGQFVIDPRRALFFPEKRPFFIEGLEAFSVPHTLIYTRDILQPDAALKLSGKMNGTTIGFLSAADNPDITAHGGERAIFDVMRAQHDFGNQSRVGVAYTDRILGGNYNRVADVDGRLAFGGAYNAIFQYAESFDKTQNVVRDAPLWTGALVRNGKEYGFRFLLDGISDDFIAGSGFISRAGIVHGLAEQRYTWYANRGSVLEAITGLVNYDDTWEYSHFMRGDDAQDKKFHTSATAAFRGGWNVGLGVYWESFGWDSTLYANYRILSPAGDTLPFTGVARIFNRDYVFTLATPQWKVFNATLLYVGGQDENFYEWAQANINLATLTVSMRPNDRVRLDGSYSYQDFWRRSDRSLVARNAIPRLKVEYQLTRSIFLRVVGEYDFGETNDLRDETRTEYPLLVNDALALATRSRTLRGDYLFSYTPRPGTVLYVGYGNAGTGLPNATRRFDFEPLQRTSDYFFFKYSYLFRM, via the coding sequence ATGCTCGCCTGTCTTGCACTGTGTCACGCTCTCGCCGCCGTTGAACCGAAGCCGCTGGCCACGTACCTGGGCCGTGAGAATCAGATCCACATCCACATCCCGCGCGTCGAAACGGAGACCTCGGTCCGAATCGACGGCTCGCTGGGTGAACCGGTGTGGCGCTCGGCCGCCGTGTTGGCTGGGTTCTCACAATTCTCGCCGCAGGACGGCGTGCCCGCGGCAGATTCGACGCAGGTGCTGCTCTGGTATTCGCCGAGCGCCCTCTACGTCGGCATTCGCGCCTTCGAATCGCACGGCGCCGTTCACGCCACACTCGCCGATCGCGACAAGATCTCGGCTGACGACAACGTGCAGTTGCTCATCGGAACGTTTCACGACCGGCGACAGGCCTACGTTTTCGCGGTGAACCCGCTCGGTGTGCAGATGGACGGCATGCTCGTCGAGAACGGATTCGGCGCGCGAGGAAGTTGGACGCCGACGCTCGCCGGGCGCGCGTCGGCCGATCTCAGCCAGGACTTCGTGTTCGAGTCGAAGGGACGGCTCACGACGTTCGGCTACGAAGTCGAGCTTCGCATTCCGTTCAAGAGTCTCAAGTATCAGTCGGCGGCGGTGCAGACGTGGGACCTGAACGTCGTGCGCGAAGTGCAGCACTCGGGTTATGAGGACAGTTGGGCGCCAGCGCTGCGAGCGAATGCGTCGTTCCTCGCGCAATCGGGAACGATCGAAGGACTGACTGGTCTCGACCGCGGCGTCGTCCTCGACGTCAATCCCGTCGTGACGCAACACGTGAACGGCGCTCCGGCGACAACGGGCGGCTGGGGATACCGCACCGAAAGCCCGCAGCTTGGCGGAACGGTGCGCTGGGGCCTGACGAACACGCTGACGATGACGGGAACCGCACATCCGGATTTCGCAGAAGTGGAATCCGACGCCGGACAGTTCGTGATCGATCCACGCCGGGCGCTTTTCTTTCCAGAAAAGCGCCCCTTTTTCATAGAGGGCCTCGAAGCGTTCAGCGTCCCGCACACGCTGATCTACACGCGTGACATCCTGCAGCCCGACGCGGCGCTCAAGCTCTCGGGCAAGATGAACGGTACGACGATCGGCTTCCTCTCCGCCGCGGACAACCCCGATATAACAGCCCACGGCGGAGAGCGCGCCATCTTCGATGTGATGCGCGCACAGCACGACTTTGGCAATCAGTCGCGAGTCGGCGTCGCGTACACGGATCGCATCCTCGGCGGCAACTACAACCGCGTCGCCGACGTCGACGGACGACTCGCGTTCGGGGGCGCGTACAATGCGATCTTCCAGTATGCGGAAAGCTTCGACAAAACGCAGAACGTCGTGCGCGACGCGCCGCTCTGGACAGGCGCACTCGTCCGAAACGGGAAAGAATACGGCTTTCGATTTCTGCTGGACGGCATCAGCGACGACTTCATCGCGGGCAGCGGATTCATTTCGCGCGCCGGGATCGTGCACGGCCTCGCCGAACAGCGGTATACCTGGTACGCCAATCGTGGGTCGGTGCTCGAGGCCATCACTGGTTTAGTCAATTATGACGACACCTGGGAGTACTCGCACTTTATGCGGGGCGACGACGCCCAGGATAAGAAGTTTCATACCAGCGCGACGGCCGCGTTTCGCGGCGGCTGGAACGTCGGCCTCGGCGTGTACTGGGAGTCGTTCGGATGGGATTCGACGCTCTACGCGAATTATCGAATCTTGTCGCCGGCGGGCGACACGCTCCCCTTCACCGGCGTCGCGCGAATCTTCAACCGCGATTACGTGTTTACGTTGGCGACACCGCAGTGGAAGGTCTTCAACGCCACGCTGCTCTACGTCGGTGGACAGGACGAGAATTTTTACGAGTGGGCGCAGGCTAATATCAACCTCGCGACGCTCACCGTGAGCATGCGGCCGAACGATCGCGTTCGCCTCGATGGGTCATACTCGTACCAGGATTTCTGGCGGCGCAGCGACCGTTCGCTCGTCGCGCGCAATGCGATCCCGAGGCTCAAGGTTGAGTATCAACTCACGCGGTCGATCTTCCTGCGCGTCGTCGGCGAGTACGATTTCGGCGAGACCAACGATCTGCGCGACGAGACGCGGACGGAGTATCCGTTGCTCGTGAACGACGCACTGGCACTCGCGACGCGGTCGCGCACTCTCCGCGGCGATTATCTGTTCTCGTACACGCCGCGGCCCGGCACCGTTCTGTATGTCGGGTACGGTAACGCGGGCACGGGACTCCCCAACGCAACGCGCCGGTTCGACTTCGAGCCGCTCCAGCGGACGTCGGACTACTTCTTCTTCAAGTACAGCTACTTGTTTCGAATGTAG
- a CDS encoding prolyl oligopeptidase family serine peptidase: protein MISSARMALLYSLVIPLIAAQLASAQQQASSSSQRPDAYLWLEEQHGDRAMKWVRDENAKTTAVLEKDPRYGQFYAEALAIAQSNDRIPYARFIGGQLYNFWQDSAHVRGIWRRTTVASYGTASPQWTTVLDLDSLARAEKANWVWQGADCLPPADRRCLISLSDGGEDASTVREFDLVRRSFVKDGFVLPHGKQGFAWMGQDTLLVAREWNPGELTKSGYAYVVKRVVRGQPLSAAVEIFRGAPTDELPSDPTTLNDGTGHRITIISRGVTFFESKKFVVTTDGVSELSIPAKARFVDMLDGQVVVRLSEPWEIGTSHIAAGSLASFDAAAGAKDPGHLAPTTIYQPGPRESVEDAGATHDALLVAVNQNVRGRIFQFTRKSDGTWTHERLSFPDNLALGVASTNPRGHEAFVNVEGFLTPSSVWLADARTGAVSKVKSRRAQFDASRDTVEQLEAASTDGTRIPYFVVHPKGMKLDGSNPTILTAYGGFEISMTPNYQDVGGKLWLERGGVYVLANIRGGGEFGPAWHEAGLKTHRQVIYDDFAAVAQDLITRRITSPRRLGIEGGSNGGLLMGVEMTQHPDLFRAVDIAVPLLDMLRFEQIDAGASWVGEYGSVSNADERAFWERTSPYQNLKEGVKYPEPLIWTTTKDDRVGPQHARKFAAKMAALGDPYLFYEVVEGGHGSGANLKERAHTSALVYTYFARKLTD from the coding sequence ATGATCTCCAGCGCTCGCATGGCCCTTCTCTATTCTCTCGTGATCCCGCTGATCGCCGCGCAACTCGCGTCGGCGCAGCAGCAGGCCTCCAGTTCGAGCCAGCGCCCCGATGCGTACCTGTGGCTCGAGGAGCAGCACGGAGATCGTGCCATGAAGTGGGTACGTGACGAGAACGCGAAGACGACGGCGGTGCTCGAGAAAGATCCGCGTTACGGGCAATTCTACGCCGAGGCGCTCGCGATCGCTCAGTCGAATGACCGGATTCCGTACGCGCGATTCATCGGCGGTCAGCTGTACAATTTCTGGCAGGACAGCGCACATGTGCGCGGCATCTGGCGCCGCACGACCGTCGCAAGCTACGGCACCGCGTCACCGCAATGGACGACGGTGCTCGACCTCGATTCGCTCGCCCGAGCCGAGAAGGCGAACTGGGTGTGGCAAGGCGCGGACTGCCTGCCGCCAGCGGACAGGCGCTGCCTGATCTCCCTCTCCGACGGCGGCGAGGACGCGAGCACGGTGCGCGAGTTCGACCTCGTTAGGCGCTCTTTCGTGAAGGACGGATTCGTACTGCCACACGGCAAGCAAGGCTTCGCGTGGATGGGACAGGACACGCTGCTCGTCGCGCGCGAATGGAACCCCGGCGAGCTCACGAAGTCAGGGTATGCGTATGTCGTCAAGCGAGTCGTGCGCGGACAGCCGCTGTCGGCTGCCGTCGAAATCTTCCGCGGCGCTCCGACGGACGAGCTACCGTCGGATCCCACGACTCTGAATGACGGCACAGGTCATCGCATCACGATCATCAGCCGCGGCGTCACATTCTTCGAGTCGAAAAAATTCGTCGTCACCACTGATGGCGTGAGCGAGCTGTCGATCCCCGCGAAGGCGAGGTTCGTGGACATGCTCGACGGGCAGGTGGTTGTACGCCTGTCCGAGCCGTGGGAGATCGGCACGTCTCACATCGCCGCCGGCTCACTCGCGAGCTTCGATGCGGCTGCTGGAGCGAAGGACCCTGGCCACCTGGCGCCGACCACGATCTATCAGCCGGGTCCGCGCGAATCGGTGGAGGACGCCGGCGCGACACATGATGCGCTTCTCGTCGCCGTCAACCAAAACGTGCGCGGCCGAATCTTCCAGTTCACGCGCAAGAGCGACGGCACGTGGACGCACGAGCGGCTCTCCTTTCCCGACAACCTCGCGTTAGGCGTGGCCAGCACGAACCCGCGCGGCCACGAGGCCTTCGTGAACGTCGAGGGATTCCTCACGCCGAGCAGCGTCTGGCTTGCCGACGCGCGCACGGGCGCGGTGTCGAAAGTGAAATCGCGACGCGCCCAATTCGACGCGTCGCGCGACACGGTGGAGCAGCTCGAGGCTGCGTCCACCGACGGAACCAGGATCCCGTACTTCGTGGTCCATCCAAAGGGGATGAAGCTCGACGGCTCGAATCCGACGATCCTCACGGCCTACGGAGGATTCGAGATCTCGATGACGCCCAACTACCAGGACGTAGGCGGAAAGCTCTGGCTCGAGCGGGGCGGGGTGTATGTACTTGCTAACATCCGCGGCGGCGGCGAGTTCGGGCCGGCTTGGCATGAGGCCGGACTCAAGACGCACCGGCAGGTGATCTACGATGACTTTGCGGCAGTGGCCCAGGATCTGATCACTCGTCGCATAACGAGTCCGCGGCGGCTCGGCATCGAGGGCGGTTCGAACGGAGGGCTTCTTATGGGAGTGGAGATGACTCAACACCCCGACCTCTTCCGCGCCGTCGATATTGCGGTGCCGCTGCTCGACATGCTTCGCTTCGAACAGATCGACGCCGGCGCATCATGGGTGGGCGAGTACGGCAGCGTGTCGAACGCGGACGAGCGGGCGTTCTGGGAGCGAACGTCGCCGTATCAGAACCTGAAGGAGGGAGTGAAATATCCGGAGCCGCTCATCTGGACGACGACGAAGGACGACCGGGTCGGACCGCAGCACGCGCGCAAGTTCGCGGCGAAGATGGCGGCACTGGGCGATCCGTATTTGTTTTACGAAGTCGTGGAAGGGGGCCACGGCTCCGGCGCGAATCTGAAGGAGCGCGCGCACACGTCGGCACTCGTGTACACCTACTTCGCGAGGAAGCTCACGGATTAG
- a CDS encoding M56 family metallopeptidase — protein MMSAWMIYAVILTTFAYLAALAAEHLMWMWRAPRRLPWLIAIGIAVFAPLVLPMMHSAHESIPTAESPGIHSANDRLTAAFENRDASTDVARTDLRPRARSLSLSGVATSLEPFLIRGWIVSSTVALLALLITYARLRRSRATWPEIELDGTRVLVAPRQGPAVVGVWRPRIVIPEWSLSLDVATRSFMLQHEREHLATGDPQSLFLAAVAIALFPWNVPLWVVTRGLRRAIELDCDHRVLWAGCDVDRYGSLLLEFAAHRARPLGLATGLIERQSLLERRIRVMTTSRPRRPLVVSLPLVLGIAIAALGATRNSVPRSPFIAARAIGSSNAKRVAGMPSAAVVDRAPLAAQVSTAKSKVRLPHLRSEPRINADWENAPIQYVIAAFASFSHRRIIALSDVTGFISAHIVDQPWTTALKNIMAAYGFGVTFDADSSITISLAKLVKDSVPSERVERPSSSRAITGTVNDAATGRGISGARVNVAGNLAIGEPNEALTNDRGEFSLRGPDGEIWLDACAAGYEFTRVTLSPSMSVANFHGRQTPQDTTTNRSIVDSSRSANSREGPLYVVDGRVIGAATATQSGCRRLVSDLGFYNFVNLRRIDSR, from the coding sequence ATGATGAGCGCCTGGATGATCTACGCCGTGATCCTTACGACATTCGCTTACCTGGCAGCGCTGGCGGCAGAGCATCTCATGTGGATGTGGCGAGCGCCGAGGCGACTGCCGTGGCTCATTGCGATCGGCATCGCCGTCTTCGCTCCGCTGGTGCTTCCCATGATGCACAGCGCGCACGAGTCGATACCGACCGCGGAGTCGCCGGGAATCCATAGTGCCAACGATCGCCTAACGGCTGCATTCGAGAACCGCGACGCAAGTACGGACGTTGCGCGAACGGACCTTCGTCCGAGAGCGAGGTCGTTGTCGCTGAGTGGCGTGGCAACCTCACTCGAGCCCTTCCTCATTCGAGGATGGATCGTGAGCTCCACTGTCGCCCTCCTCGCGTTGTTGATCACGTACGCTCGACTGCGCAGGTCACGCGCGACGTGGCCGGAGATCGAGCTCGACGGCACGCGCGTGTTGGTAGCGCCTCGGCAAGGCCCGGCCGTTGTTGGCGTATGGCGTCCGCGGATCGTGATTCCAGAATGGTCGCTTTCCCTCGACGTCGCCACGCGATCATTCATGCTGCAGCACGAACGCGAGCACCTCGCGACAGGCGATCCTCAATCTCTCTTTCTTGCTGCCGTCGCCATCGCTCTCTTTCCGTGGAACGTGCCCCTCTGGGTCGTGACGCGGGGTCTTCGTCGCGCGATCGAGCTCGATTGTGACCATCGCGTGCTGTGGGCGGGCTGCGACGTCGACCGCTACGGCTCGCTGCTCCTCGAGTTCGCGGCACACCGCGCGAGGCCTCTGGGTCTCGCGACTGGATTGATCGAGCGCCAATCGCTCCTCGAGCGGAGGATAAGAGTCATGACTACCAGCAGGCCGCGTCGGCCGCTCGTCGTATCTCTACCGCTCGTGTTGGGTATCGCCATCGCCGCGTTAGGCGCTACACGAAACAGTGTTCCTCGCTCGCCGTTCATCGCCGCCCGTGCTATAGGTAGCTCGAACGCAAAGCGTGTTGCTGGGATGCCCAGCGCAGCCGTCGTCGACAGAGCTCCGTTGGCCGCGCAAGTGAGCACGGCAAAGAGCAAGGTTCGGCTGCCGCACCTGAGGTCCGAACCGAGAATCAATGCGGATTGGGAGAATGCTCCGATTCAGTATGTAATCGCCGCATTCGCATCGTTCTCGCATCGTCGCATCATTGCCTTGTCGGACGTGACTGGTTTCATATCCGCTCATATTGTCGATCAGCCGTGGACGACAGCGTTGAAGAACATCATGGCGGCCTACGGTTTCGGCGTGACATTCGATGCGGATAGCAGCATCACGATCTCATTGGCGAAACTGGTCAAGGACTCAGTCCCTTCGGAGCGCGTCGAACGCCCGTCATCGTCCCGGGCAATCACCGGGACCGTCAACGATGCGGCGACGGGCCGAGGAATCAGTGGCGCACGCGTCAACGTGGCTGGCAACCTGGCTATCGGTGAGCCCAACGAGGCATTGACCAATGATCGGGGTGAGTTCTCGCTACGGGGGCCGGACGGGGAGATCTGGCTCGACGCGTGCGCCGCGGGGTATGAGTTCACTCGAGTCACGCTCTCACCGTCAATGAGCGTCGCCAATTTCCACGGGCGCCAGACGCCCCAGGATACAACGACGAATCGCTCGATCGTCGATTCCTCCCGCTCCGCCAATAGCCGCGAAGGGCCACTGTATGTGGTCGATGGAAGAGTAATCGGCGCGGCGACTGCAACTCAGTCAGGATGCAGACGCTTAGTATCAGACTTAGGATTCTATAACTTTGTAAACTTGAGGCGCATCGACAGCCGTTAG